The following nucleotide sequence is from Geotrypetes seraphini chromosome 10, aGeoSer1.1, whole genome shotgun sequence.
GTTATGTCGAATTTGGGGAGGGAACTCTTGTGGTTTCTGGAAAGGTGAAACGCTGAGTATCGATGGAGTATATGTTCTCAAAAAGGAAAAGGCTTCAGTTTCTTTCAAAATCTGGGGTAGTTAAGTTCTGGCTTGATAATTATTagattgttccaggtcttggtgccaaggtATGCGAGTAGCGAGTTAAATATCCGCTCCACCCCAACCAGTCTTCAACAGAACTTAAACCTGCCTTTGACCAGTTTTGCCAATTCACTGCACACAGCCAGGACTTAGTATTCCATTGCTATACTGCAGGAATGCAGCTTGCAAACAAAGTGTTATAAGGAGGGCACTGGAAATCATAGAACGGAGACCCCCCCCTAATACACAAACGCCCACTGTGAATCACCAAGCAGACAACTTAGAATGTGAGCCCTCTAGgtcggtggtctcaaactcgcagcccgggagccacatgctacccgccaggtcctattttgaagccctcggtatgtttatcataatcacaaaagttaaataaaacagcttcttgatcatctgtctctttagctataaatgacaatattattattaagacttagccaaaaggaaagatttatcaactataaaaagttttacctcatttaaaattgtcatttctttaataagacattaactatttttttctggggccctccaagtacctaatctaatctaatctaatctaaaccttaagtttatataccgcatcatctccatgagaatggagctcgacacagtttacaagaacttaaaatagtgggtagagaagaagaaaaaggaattacatgaacttatgtgtagaaggggggagagaaagggggggaaggatagagctacaatttgctgaaaagccaggtttgcagttgtttgcggaataactgaagggagctcaggttccgcagcggggtggtgaggtcgttccaaagacctgtgattttgaagagaagggattttcccagtttgcctgaatagtggatgccgcgtggagaggggaaggctagtttaagcctttgggcagttctggaggagtcggggctggaggagttgaaagacagtgggataagaggaggcaggattccgtgaatgatcttgaaagccaggcaggaacatttgaaatggattctggagattattgggagccaatgaagtttggcaaggagtggggaggcatggtcagacttgcgttttgagaagatcagtttggctgcagtattctggattagctggagtcttagaatactgcAAATctaaaatgtagccctgcaaagggttggagtttgagaccactgctctaggtcgACCACTTAAAGCCGACTTGAGTTCATGTTTTGGAAGGAGAAGTACTTACATCTAAAATCCCCAACTCCAGATTTCCTGACCCCACTCCCCCATACACATGCATGCATTCACTCTCTCCAGGAAGTCATCCTGAGAATGTCTTTGCTCTGTGACACTGACAACCCAGCTCACCTCAGCTTAGCAAGTTTTCTGGTTCCCCCATCATGTGATTGCAGTTTAAAATACTGCAGAGGAGAAGTGGAGCAGAAAGTTCAGAGTGTGTTGTTTTGGAAGTTGACAGCAGACAGTTTTCTTCTATTTAATTCCGGAATAACAGTATGTGTTTCTGTGTCCATATGCACCCTGTGCCCCTTTGAGCCTGTCTGCATGAGGATGTTTGCCTTTGTGCTCAGCTGTGTGTAAGTCTGATTTCTCTTTCAGGAGCTCTCATTGGATCTGTCATCAGGGAGGCAGACCATTGGTTGGAATTAAAAGTAGGCGTGGCCTCCTTGGGCTATAAAAAGAATCCAGCACGCTCTCCACTTCTAGACTGCGGGAAGTCTCGTTGAGTCTTGTTGCCCCAGTTTCTGCTGCCTTTCTGGAGGTTACTGTCTCTTTCGACCGCCACCATGAGTTCTCAGATTTGTCAGAACTTCCACCAGGAGAGTGAGGCCGGAGTTAACAGGCTGGTGAATCTGCTGCTGCAGGCATCTTATGCCTACCTGTCACTGGTAAGTGTAAAGGggttgtgtgtgtctgtgtgaggAGCAGAGTGTGCCTTTCTTTAAGGATCTACCGTTCCACCAGGATACCTGGTAGGGTAGAGAATGAGAGAGTGTGAATGTACAAAAAATCCTCCCAACACTCTTAACTAGAGCAAGGTGTACATAATTGTCTAATTCCCCTTGGTGAAAGTAGTGCTTGTAGGCCAGGGTTGGCTTATGGAAGCCTGAGCCTATCCAAAACTGTGATGCCCTTGATACGGTTGGCCGGATTCCTCAAGTTCTGCCAGCTGAGAAGGTCCTGCTTCAGCAACCCAGAGTTCTCCCTTATTTGGTGTAGCCAGTGGCAACCTTAAggccactgctctgctggcttAGTTTTTGCACAGGAAGGTAAGGGCCAGTTTATTACTGTGCACTATATGGTGGGAAGGAAGACCTGGCTACCCTCGCATCAATGTTTTGGCCTGAAGGGAGGGTGCCAGGAGCCCCTTCATTCTGGAGTTGAGGCAGAAGCTTGAGATTACATTCCTGACCTTATCTCTGGTCTCAGATACCATCTATTAAATTCATAAAAGCAAGTATCTTCCCATTTAATGAAAGGGGTAGGGTTTCCCAAAGTTGGCTTCTCATATGCCTGAACTATGGCCTCTTCTGTGCTACTTTTTAACTTTCTGGTTCAGGATACTTCAAAGGCTTTTTGGTGCATGGCTGGTATCTGATTAGTTGTATGTGATAGGTCTGGTTTAGTGACCCAGAATGTCCTCAAAGTCCTTGGTGGAAGAAGaaacactttcttttttttttttaatttaacttgATGCCACATGTTAAACTTTAAATCTGATTGATGGGTTGGGCATTGGAGCTGGCTTGGATGTGCCTGAGGAGAAGGAAAAGAGGTCCATCGAGCCTGGTTTCTCACCCAAGGCTCTTGACTTTGGGGATTAAATAAGCAGAGCTCACACATGCATAAGAGAAGCTTTAAGTACTGAGAactgagggatttcatttaggggaagatagtgggtaggggatggaattaaggggggtgtagataagattgaattaattcatgtggaaattaaatttgaaagaatgatttaaatttgtatgaaatattattgtaattcttattgtattaaaatgtatttttgtattatcctattgtattgatgatttgattctttcaataaaaattgttatacataagtACTGAGAACGTGTTGAAAATCAGACTTAACTATAGTTCTAGTCTAACCAGGTTCATTCTGTGGCATTTTTATGCTGGCCTTCTACTACCTTTAGGGAACTGGTGGACAAAATGCAAACTCTAGGTAAAAATAAAGCTATGCTTATCAACCTATACAGAATACTCCTTTCCACAATTATACTGTATAATTAATCCTTTGAGCCCTTGCTCAATACTTAGGCTGATTCCTTGTATATAGGGTGTGTttttggtggggtggggtggggttgggagggGATCTGTTTGACTTTGCTGCTGCTCTTATCTGTTTCAGGGACATTACTTCGACAGGGATGATGTGGCCTTAGCAAAGTTTTCAAAGTTCTTTCTGAAGCAGTCCAAGGAGAAACGTGAGCAGTCGGAGCGATTCCTGAACTTCCAGAACAAGCGTGGGGGGCTTGTAGTCCTGCAGGACGTGAAGGTAAAAAGAGGGGCTTCACCCAGCCACTGTACCCCCCTCTGACACAATTATCCCTTGATCTTTCAGGCAAGATGGGTATTGATATCTTGGCTCTTCACTCCTGCTTGCAGGAACTTTTAACCATTGATGGCTTGGTTATAGATTTCTTTTTCTGCCATTTAAAGATGGCAAGTGTTCCACATGTTCTCCTAGTCTGTCATAAACTTGTCTGGCTGAATATTTTATATCTCAGTCACTAACTTGCTCGGTAATCTGTCCTGCAATATAAAAAACAGTTTCCTGGGCTGGTATTTACCCTGTACCCTGTATTTCAGAAGCCAGAATCTGATGAGTGGGGGAATGGGACCCAGGCCATGGAGTTTGCCTTAAAACTGGAGAAGACTCTGAACCAGGCTCTGCTAGACTTGCACAAGACTGCCATGGACCATATTGATCCCCATGTATGTATAAGTAACTTTGGGGGGGTGTCTACTACATAGTTATCTGTGGTGGTAATATTGAGCTCCCTCTGGCTATAAACAGACCAGTTAGCTGCTTTACAATACACACCAGAATGTAGCAGCTaacttagtgtgtgtgtgtggggagtggGTTAGTACTAATTCCTGTGACCTAATACATTTACTAGGCTTGCTGTCTCCTTAGTCAAGAGCTACAGAATGACTTGGACTCTTGGTATAGCATATTTCAAATACTGTAGTAATGTCTGATCTCATTTCTGGACAGATGTGTGACTTCCTGGAGTCCTGCTTCCTGGAGGAAGAGGTGAAGCTCATCAAGAGGCTGGGCGACCACCTGACCAACCTGAAGAGGCTGAAGGCATCAGAAGTGGGCATGGGAGAGTACCTCTTTGATAAACTGACCCTGGGTGAAGGTGACAGCTAGGCAGTTACTCCAAGTGGAgctgtaatattgtatatttttttttttgtgataaacaaaataaaaaaaaattttcttctcacTGGCTTTCATTCTCTGATGTGAGTGGAGGCTTCCCTTAATTTTCTTCTAGATTAGAGGGAACATGTTCCACAGCAGGATTCTTCCATTCAGATTTGGCTGAATTTGTGCAGGGCCAGCTCTAGGCAAGGCAATTAAGAAGGCTTCCTAAATTCACCTACAGAACTGGGCCAAACTTCAGGAAGAGAACTGTCTTCTGCTGCAGTTCCAAAACTCGAGGCAAGGCGCAGAGACTAgactaggggtctcaaagtccctcgagggccacaatccagtcggtttttcaggatttccccaatgaatatgcatgagatctatgtgcatgcactgctttcaatgcatattcattggggaaatcctgaaaatccaactggattgcagccctcaaggagggactgtgagatccctggactagatGGTACAGAGTAAAGACACTAATCCTTCATGAGATACTTATCTGAGCAGCAGGGAACAAATGGTTCAGGTGTTTCTGTATATTTCTAGCTATAATTGCAACAACCACAAATGTGTTTgacttaatttttttataatggtATTCTTCATCCAGTATTGAGTTCTACTATTCTCGGTAGAAGGTACCACTACATTAACTTaaggctcttttacaaaggtttAGCATATACTAAAACACCCCTAAGGTATATAATAGGCTTTTTAGTCCTTAGTGAAAAAAGTCTACCTAAAGATGGTGCCTTTATCAGTGCACCTAGCTTTTAGGCTAGGAcaggtgggcaactctggtcatCAAGGGCCGGAAtctggttgggttttcaggatatccccaacaaatatgcattgaaagcagtgcatgcaaatagatctcacgcatattcattggggaaatcctgaaaacgcaaCTGGAGTCCagacctcgaggactggagttgcccacccctgctttagatccaACCAATATCAGGGGTcccaaaagtccctccttgagggtcgaatccagtcgggttttcaggatttccccaatgaatatgcatgagatctatgtgcacgcactgctttcaatgcatattcattggggaaaatccgactggattgtggccctcgaggaaggactttgagatccctggtctattaggtttggggggagttttggaaggctcatcataaattataagggggttaggatgagatgtacatctggcaccctttatgtaaagttcacagcagtacttTCTAAGGTGTCctgctgctctgttggcatgtctatgtggccagtccatcataaAGGTGGCCACACTaaagtccaaatggtctggatttggatgttttccacatttggtcgaaaatgggatataaagttGGATCAGAGGTTGGAATGAGATAAAAGCCATTGAACATTTCCAGGCAAAATCCCATCAGGACTCTGCCCAGATAGGAAGCATGTGACCAGCCAAAACTAGATGATATCATCCGACTTAGAAAGAAACCAATTTTGAAACTGTTCTTGGTAGtataaagaaatagaaaaaacaaagaaaataaggtgatatctttttcattggactaactcaatgcattttatgaagagcttttgaaggtaacccttctttagattagaaataagcaaatgttgacaagtatcagtatatataaggaaagcatttcagggataggaagagggatgGGTGGGTAGGTGACTGGTAGGTCCTGTCAGGTAGGTGACTGGTGAGAACACTAAAAAGAAACTTAaagacaatccaagaacataaaatctttgaaataaaaattataaggtATTTTGACGCCTACCAATAATTCACTTACATGCGGGTTGTGGCAGCACTTCAGCGTGGGCCTGTGCTGGGAGGCCTCATACCATGCTGGTTTCCTCTTTCTCCCAACCTGGATAAAGatagggaaggaaagatgagatGTCAGgactggaggagggaagggggtacCTGAAATCTTAGCTCTGTTCCCCTTCGCTTCACACAGGGCCGTAGCAAGCCATACCTGCtcctaccacccccccccccacgcagaaTGCCTTCATATTTCCCTCCTGCCTTACCCAAACACACAATGCAGTATCTCCATCCGTCACGCCTCTCCAAACTCCTCACCCGCAGGCAAAAGTCGTCGCTCAGCAACACTCCGCAGAGCCTCTCACTCAAGCACATCCAGGCCCTGACAACCCAGGAAGAGGAAGTGCGCATCAAAGGGGGTGGGACTCATCAATGCCCGTAACACGCCCGAGCAGGAGGCTCCACGGAGCACTGCTGCGCCCACAGAACATGGTCCCTCACCCACAAATGGAAGTCTCGAAGAGAAGGAGACCCTTGGAGAGAGTAGGCAGGAAAAGGATAGGCAGAGGCTCCGCACTGTGTGCCCTAGGGGGAAGGGACAGCAGGGAGGCCCAGTTTTAGCACTCCCACCTCTCTTGCTACGGCCCTGTCTTCACAGTGCTGCATGAACTAAAGACTTGCCTAAATCTAATCTAAGCTTCAATTTCTGGGTCACTCTGTGCCCATctaggctcaaggtgacttacaaaatCAAGTTTACTTTACATTTAGGagttacaacaaggaaatataaagTAAGCAGTATACTATAAGGTAGTTAGTAGAGCTAAGAGATGTAGTAATCAGTAGAGGAGAACATTGAGCTGTCATTAGAATTACAGCAATGCAGTTTGGAGTACAAATACAGTCGAGTTGGTGCAATTATGTTATGTCGAATTTGGGGAGGGAACTCTTGTGGTTTCTGGAAAGGTGAAACGCTGAGTATCGATGGAGTATATGTTCTCAAAAAGGAAAAAGGCTTCAGTTTCTTTCAAAATCTGGGGTAGTTAAGTTCTGGTTTGATAATTATTAGAAGATCGTTTcaggtcttggtgccaaggtATGCGAGTAGCGAGTTAAATATCCGCTCCACCCCAACAAGTTTTCAACAGAACTTAAACCTGCCTTTGACCAGTTTTGCCAATTCACTGCACACAGCCAGGACTTAGTATTCCATTGCTATACTGCAGGAATGCAGCTTGTAAACAAAGTGTTATAAGGGGGGGCACTGGAAATCATAGAACGGAGACCCCCCCTAATACACAAACGCCCACTGTGAATCACCAAGCAGACAACTTAGAATGTGAGCcctctaggtcagtggtctcaaactcgcagcccgggagccacatgctacccgccaggtcctattttgaggtcctgggtatgtttatcataatcacaaaagtaaaataaaacagtttcttgatcatatgtctctttagctataaatgacaatattattattaagacttagccaaaaggaaagattttattcaagttttttttattcaaattatttgatgaaacgcttttcaaattacaaagcgttttacaaaaataaaaatgagattttaaagaaatcactgATACATAATATTTATAACTAGACCAACAGGGGTAATTAAACTTGAGAAACAATAGGAAtggagggagaaatacaatttttcaagaaaagtacataaaagggaagtacattggGAGGGTAAGAGAAAGTAGAAAGTGGATGTGAgagatcgaaagagaaaaatactAGTGAACTGGTTTCATGAATGAGAAAAATCATAAGATGTTATCTCATGATAGACTTAGTAAATTCAGTTGAAGGCTTCTttgaaaagaagacactttaaactactcttgaatttctgcaaatcttgttcaagtctcATGAACAAAGGGAGACTATAAAAAGTTTAACCTCatttaaaattgtcatttctttaataagacattaactatttttttctggggccctccaagtacctaatctaatctaatctaaaccttaagtttatatactgcatcatctccatgagaatggagctcgacacggtttacaagaacttaaaatagtgggtagagaagaagaaaaaggattacatgaacttatgtgtagaaggggggagagaaagggggggaaggatagagctacaatttgctgaaaagccaggttttcagttgtttgcggaataactgaagggagctcaggttccgcagcggggtggtgaggtcgttccaaagacctgtgattttgaagagaagggatttccccagtttgcctgaatagtgaatgccgcgtggagaggggaaggctagtttaagcctttgggcagttctggaggagtcgggactggaggagttgaaagacagtgggatgaggcaggattccgtgaatgatcttgaaagccaggcaggaacatttgaaatggattctggagattattgggagccaatgaagtttggcaaggagtggggaggcatggtcagacttgcgttttgagaagatcagtttggctgcagtattctggattagctggagtcttagaatactacaaatctaaaatgtagccctgcaaagggttggagtttgagaccactgctctaggtcgACCACTTAAAGCCGACTTGAGTTCAGGTTTTGGAAGGAGAAGTACTTACATCTAAAATCCCCAACTCCAGATTTCCTGACCCCACTCTCCCATACACATGCATGCATTCACTCTCTCCAGGAAGTCATCCTGAGACTGTCTTTGCTCTGTGACACTGACAACCCAGCTCACCTCAGCTTAGCAAGTTTTCTGGTTCCCCCATCAGGTGTTTGCAGTTTAAAATACTGCAGAGGAGAAGTGGAGCAGAAAGTTCAGAGTGTGTTGTTTTGGAAGTTGACAGCAGACAGTTTTCTTCTATTTAATTCCGGAATAACAGTATGTGTTTCTGTGTCCATATGCACCCTGTGCCCCTTTGAGTCTGTCTGCATGAGGATGTTTGCCTTTGTGCTCAGCTGTGTGTAAGTCTGATTTCTCTTTCAGGAGCTCTCATTGGATCTGCCATCAGGGAGGCAGACCATTGGTTGGAATTAAAAGTAGGCGTGGCCTCCTTGGGCTATAAAAAGAATCCAGCACGCTCTCCACTTCTAGACTGCGGGAAGTCTCGTTGAGTCTTGTTGCCCCAGTTTCTGCTGCCTTTCTGGAGGTTACTGTCTCTTTCGACCGCCACCATGAGTTCTCAGATTTGTCAGAACTTCCACCAGGAGAGTGAGGCCGGAGTTAACAGGCTGGTGAATCTGCTGCTGCAGGCATCTTATGCCTACCTGTCACTGGTAAGTGTAAAGGggttgtgtgtgtctgtgtgaggAGCAGAGTGTGCCTTTCTTTAAGGATCTACCATTCCACCAGGATACCTGGTAGGGTAGAGAATGAGAGAGTGTGAATGTACAAAAAATCCTCCCAACACTCTTAACTAGAGCAAGGTGTACATAATTGTCTAATTCCCCTTGGTGAAAGTAGTGTTTGTAGGCTAGGGTTGGCTTATGGAAGCCTGAGCCTACCCAAAACTGTGATGCCCTTGATACGGTTGGCCGGATTCCTCAAGTTCTGCCAGCTGAGAAGGTCCTGCTTCAGCAACCCAGAGTTCTCCCTTATTTGGTGTAGCCAGTGGCAACCTTAAggccactgctctgctggcttAGTTTTTGCACAGGAAGGTAAGGGCCAGTTTATTACTGTGCACTATATGGTGGGAAGGAAGACCTGGCTACCCTCGCATCAATGTTTTGGCCTGAAGGGAGGGTGCCAGGAGCCCCTTCATTCTGGAGTTGAGGCAGAAGCTTGAGATTACATTCATTACCTTATCTCTGGTATCATTAGATACCAATTATCAAATTCATTAAAGCAAGTGTCTCTTTCCATTTAATGAAAGGAGCTAGAGTTTCCAGCAGTTAGTGTCTCATATGCCTTGAACTATGGACTCTTCTGTGCTACTTCATAACCTTCAGGTTCAGGATACTTGAAAGGCTTTTGTTGGTGCATGGCTGGTATTTGATTAACTTTATGTGGTATGGGTCTAGTTTAGTGACCCAGAACGTCCTCAAAGTCCTTGGTGGAAGAAGGAACACTCTTCTTAACTTGATGCCACATGTTAAACTTTAAATCTGATTAATGGGTTGGGCATTGGAGCTGGCTTGGATGTGCCTGAGGAGAAGGAAAAGAGGTCCATCAGGCCTGGTTTCTCACCCAAGGCTCTTGACTTTGGGGATTAAATAAGCAGAGCTCACACATGCATAAGAGAAGCTTTAAGTACTGAAAACGTGTTGAAGATTAGACTTGACTATAGTTCTAGTCTAACCGGGTTCATTCTGTGGCATTTTTATGCTAGCCTTCCATTACCTTTAGGGAACTGGCGGACAAAATGCAAACTAGGTAAAAATAAAGCTATGCTTATTAACCTATACAGTATACTCCTTTCCACAAGTATACTGTATAATTAATCCTTTGAGCCCTTGCTCAATACTTAGGCTGATTCCTTGTATATAGGGTGTGTTtttgttggggtggggtggggagggggtccaGCTGTCCTGGGATCTGTTTGACTTTGCTGCTGCTCTTATCTGTTTCAGGGACATTACTTCGACAGGGATGATGTGGCCTTAGCAAAGTTTTCAAAGTTCTTTCTGAAGCAGTCCAAGGAGAAACGTGAGCAGTCGGAGCGATTCCTGAACTTCCAGAACAAGCGTGGGGGGCTTGTAGTCCTGCAGGACGTGAAGGTAAAAAAGGGGCTTCACCCAGCCACTGTACCCCCCTCTGACACAATTATCCCTTGATCTTTCAGGCAAGATGGGTATTGATATCTTGGCTCTGCACTCCTGCTTGCAGGAACTTTTAACCATTGATGGCTTGGTTATAGATTTCTTTTTCTGCCTAGTGAATAATATACTATTTAAAGATGGCAAGTGTTCCACATGTTCTCCTAGTCTGTCATAAACTTGTCTGGCTGAATATTTTATATCTCAGTCACTAACTTGCTCGGTAATCTGTCCTGCAATATAAAAAACAGTTTCCTGGGCTGGTATTTACCCTGTACCCTGTGTTTCAGAAGCCAGAATCTGATGAGTGGGGGAATGGGACCCAGGCCATGGAGTTTGCCTTAAAACTGGAGAAGACTCTGAACCAGGCTCTGCTAGACTTGCACAAGACTGCCATGGACCATATTGATCCCCATGTATGTATAAGTAACTTTGGGGGGTGTCTACTACATAGTTATCTGTGGTGGTAATATTGAGCTCCCTCTGGCTATAAACAGACCAGTTAGTTGCTTTACAATACACACCAGAATGTAGCAGCTaacttagtgtgtgtgtgtggggagtggGTTAGTACTAATTCCTGTGACCTAATACATTTACTAGGCTTGCTGTCTCCTTAGTCAAGAGCTACAGAATGACTGGGCTCTTGGTATAGCATATTTCAAATACTGTAGTAATGTCTGATCTCATTTCTGGACAGATGTGTGACTTCCTGGAGTCCTGCTTCCTGGAGGAAGAGGTGAAGCTCATCAAGAGGCTGGGAGACCACCTGACCAACCTGAAGAGGCTGAAGGCATCAGAAGTGGGCATGGGAGAGTACCTCTTTGATAAACTGACCCTGGGTGAAGGTGACAGCTAGGCAGTTACTCCAAGTGGAGCTGTaatctgtatatttttttttttgtgataaacaaaataaaaaaaaattttcttctcacTGGCTTTCATTCTCTGATGTGAGTGGAGGCTTTCCTCAATTTTCTTCTAGATTAGAGGGAACATGTTCCACAGCAGGATTCTTCCATTCAGATTTGGCTGAATTTGTGCAGGGCCAGCTCTAGGCAAGGCAATTAAGAAGGCTTCCTAAATTCACCTACAGAACTGGGCCAAACTTGAGGAAGAGAACTGTCTTCTGCTGCAGTTCCAAAACTCGAGGCAGGGCGCAGagactagatcaggggtctcacagtccctccttgagggccgcaatagtcgggttttcaggatttccccaatgaatattcatgagatccatgtgcatgcactgctttcaatgcatattcattggggaaatactgaaaacccgactggata
It contains:
- the LOC117367664 gene encoding ferritin light chain, oocyte isoform-like — encoded protein: MSSQICQNFHQESEAGVNRLVNLLLQASYAYLSLGHYFDRDDVALAKFSKFFLKQSKEKREQSERFLNFQNKRGGLVVLQDVKKPESDEWGNGTQAMEFALKLEKTLNQALLDLHKTAMDHIDPHMCDFLESCFLEEEVKLIKRLGDHLTNLKRLKASEVGMGEYLFDKLTLGEGDS
- the LOC117367663 gene encoding ferritin light chain, oocyte isoform-like, whose protein sequence is MSSQICQNFHQESEAGVNRLVNLLLQASYAYLSLGHYFDRDDVALAKFSKFFLKQSKEKREQSERFLNFQNKRGGLVVLQDVKKPESDEWGNGTQAMEFALKLEKTLNQALLDLHKTAMDHIDPHMCDFLESCFLEEEVKLIKRLGDHLTNLKRLKASEVGMGEYLFDKLTLGEGDS